One window from the genome of Cryptomeria japonica chromosome 6, Sugi_1.0, whole genome shotgun sequence encodes:
- the LOC131072464 gene encoding mannan endo-1,4-beta-mannosidase 2, whose protein sequence is MLLQRILTRKNSLSGVQYRDEPAIFAWELMNEPRCLSDVSGQTLQAWITEMAQFLKSIDGNHLLTVGHEGFYGPTTPEKFEVNPGDWAQALGVDFMHNSAIEAIDFASVHAYPDSWVPDKELDGKLGYFSRWVKSHIEDGEQVLKKPVLFTEFGLSSLCKDYEASHRDLLLKTMYDKIYESAKEGGAGAGAMVWQFVLEGMEEYGDEFSIIPWQRQSTYNRIIEQSCRLQILRRTEGEEKQSLSAACASL, encoded by the exons ATGTTGTTACAGAGAATTTTGACAAGAAAAAACAGTCTCAGTGGAGTTCAGTACCGAGATGAACCTGCTATATTTGCATGGGAGCTTATGAACGAACCTCGTTGTCTTTCAGACGTATCTGGACAGACTCTCCAG GCATGGATTACAGAAATGGCACAGTTTTTGAAGTCAATTGATGGTAATCACCTTCTAACTGTTGGGCATGAAGGTTTCTATGGGCCAACAACTCCAGAAAAATTTGAAGTGAACCCAGGAGATTGGGCTCAGGCACTTGGTGTTGATTTCATGCACAATTCAGCTATTGAGGCTATTGACTTTGCATCAGTCCATGCTTATCCTGATAGCTG GGTTCCCGATAAGGAACTAGATGGCAAACTTGGATATTTTTCTAGATGGGTGAAATCTCATATTGAGGATGGAGAGCAAGTCCTGAAGAAGCCGGTACTTTTCACAGAGTTTGGATTGTCGTCACTATGTAAAGACTATGAAGCAAGCCACCGAGATCTCTTATTGAAGACAATGTATGATAAGATATATGAGTCGGCAAAGGAAGGTGGAGCTGGAGCTGGAGCTATGGTTTGGCAATTTGTACTAGAAGGGATGGAAGAGTATGGTGATGAATTTTCTATCATCCCATGGCAGCGGCAGTCGACATATAACCGGATAATAGAACAATCCTGCCGATTGCAAATTCTTAGGAGGACTGAAGGTGAAGAAAAGCAAAGCTTATCTGCTGCCTGTGCAAGCTTATAA